A stretch of the Candidatus Paceibacterota bacterium genome encodes the following:
- a CDS encoding APC family permease, producing MHTQETQERKIATIDSIFLGIGGTSPALSIAAAAAALLSTAGNLAPASILYSGLMIFGITLSFIHLNKLKVDDGASFTWVTEIFGKALGFLSGWAVLVASVIYLVSAAPPAATGILSVINPAFAENKTLITILGVAILSLINFIVLRGLRFASKIETFVTSLSLVTMLSIIIAAAYHLFVFKSGTLPEFPFLISSFTRESFVSSTLIALFFFWGWDVAMNVGEETSTANNGITKSVSAVMIVVAALTMLSMMAIYSTLSPEQIAASGTNVVFDVANMLFPKPLGTIAVVTILLSSIGAIEASILQFIKTLFSMSRAGALHKRYQKIYAKWNSPWLAILIIWSVSTALFIFSVHSHSAAYVVKAAINATVLQVAFYYSMTGFACAWHYRKSLWNVRDLLLKILWPLISALFLVSVSLYSINTLDKTTIAIGFGGLFLGIIPFIINLINNQRITNKHLA from the coding sequence ATGCATACACAAGAAACACAGGAAAGAAAGATCGCCACAATCGACTCAATATTTCTCGGAATCGGAGGAACTTCTCCTGCACTCAGCATCGCCGCTGCTGCAGCAGCACTACTCTCTACGGCAGGGAATCTTGCGCCAGCGAGCATACTCTATTCGGGTCTTATGATCTTCGGAATTACGCTGTCCTTCATTCACCTCAACAAACTGAAGGTTGATGATGGAGCATCGTTTACTTGGGTCACTGAGATCTTCGGTAAGGCACTTGGCTTTCTCTCGGGGTGGGCCGTACTCGTCGCCTCGGTCATCTATCTTGTTTCTGCAGCGCCTCCCGCTGCAACCGGGATACTCAGCGTCATCAACCCTGCATTTGCAGAGAACAAAACACTCATCACCATCCTCGGCGTTGCTATTCTTTCACTTATAAATTTCATCGTCCTTCGCGGACTTCGCTTTGCAAGTAAGATTGAGACCTTCGTTACAAGCCTGAGTCTGGTCACCATGCTGTCGATCATCATTGCTGCGGCCTATCACCTTTTTGTGTTCAAAAGTGGAACACTTCCTGAATTTCCTTTTCTCATTTCTTCGTTCACTAGAGAATCATTTGTCTCGAGCACGCTTATTGCCCTCTTCTTCTTCTGGGGCTGGGATGTTGCAATGAACGTAGGAGAGGAAACATCAACTGCAAACAATGGGATTACGAAAAGTGTCTCGGCAGTCATGATTGTCGTCGCTGCGCTTACCATGCTCTCGATGATGGCTATCTACTCCACCCTCTCGCCAGAACAGATCGCTGCATCAGGTACAAATGTTGTCTTCGACGTCGCGAATATGCTTTTTCCAAAGCCTCTCGGCACTATTGCCGTCGTGACAATACTTCTCTCGAGCATCGGTGCGATTGAAGCATCGATCCTCCAATTCATAAAGACACTCTTCTCTATGAGTAGAGCAGGTGCGCTGCACAAACGTTATCAAAAAATCTACGCAAAGTGGAATAGCCCATGGCTCGCGATTCTTATCATATGGAGCGTCAGCACCGCACTCTTCATCTTCTCGGTGCATTCACACTCCGCAGCATATGTCGTGAAGGCGGCGATTAACGCAACCGTCCTTCAAGTTGCCTTCTATTATAGTATGACGGGCTTCGCATGTGCTTGGCACTATCGAAAGTCGCTTTGGAATGTACGCGACTTGCTCCTGAAGATACTGTGGCCACTCATCTCTGCACTCTTTCTTGTCTCTGTGTCACTCTATAGCATTAATACACTTGATAAGACCACGATAGCAATAGGCTTCGGTGGACTCTTCCTCGGCATCATTCCATTCATCATCAATTTAATAAACAATCAACGCATAACAAACAAACACCTCGCTTGA
- a CDS encoding glycosyl hydrolase family 18 protein, with translation MQLNHSAAILVLLSMLAFVAHAENSTRPVELSGVATTSNAVIDQTAPGPVFLDWSMSGADSIFEFYMPWGINGIRAELLQNDEVIATTSLLARTPFVQRAEFNLKKPGDGVYAYRVNLCSGEATSTGCTTSHMVSVSVRKGEAILESALPEDEQSIERLQELKDVELDRTAARMEAEMVRMRGLVPSGNQQQLSLEMHAERNIERIRRLITSDVRRVLFAPANTISRSAFFEAAQKFPAFCNESNGRESLDTACARELSAIIAFITYYTGSDTSSSRSGMQYPRGAVSFLGNDASRFMQIIPGKEETLEGRIKEHPDDALLALFWWYMTPQSPEPDPHSALLGIWQPNAIDKTRNIAPGFGAAINIATHGRSCHGGDVLPQGYVLRTLYKGFLSVFNVRDEYTDLCEEQSAFGIGGSAFLPQYWEPGRDGGYCTLDFRENKYFLQNPMSFSLCSSTSRGVATTTHPMLQESFAAAAHLLNVMMDRIGPGEGLHAKSSMPDMRTQLSATIVGTYPYWRAYDGDTQPEQLPLTKLNTLFFEIASPGQEGELLLHDERLMNNEVFAGDCYREDCARGLLHQFALIHERYPKLNIIMSIGGWDGSAHFAKLSDTKKRNRFVTEVHTLLAQHPEIRGVDINWMYPSNLPGNDLINPGGDRETMRQIMIALRDMENRLYEDDGVVRKLYLGVGAGADNINAAGLGEVASLVDGVHLATYDLHGPWEKETGHGAQLFATNIGTDVLSVASVVTLARKAGVPAKKILIGIPYYGRMWSGVEPGSNPLLPGFGTPTNATSSATLIDYRTIATHVLGKGQYQFYEDALRGAVYLYDGDRFISYDAPEMIEKKMQYAWQDGFGGVLLADIMGDDGTLQDKVLSVVAAQSEKKTCRLSRKPDRNLAANSRGADVFALQTFLACLGNIPEHIDINGNYGAATEAGVKLFQKAEGLEVTGVVGKETRERLSKF, from the coding sequence ATGCAGTTGAATCACAGCGCAGCTATTTTGGTGCTCCTGAGTATGCTTGCCTTCGTTGCACATGCAGAAAATTCCACGAGGCCGGTGGAGCTTTCTGGTGTGGCAACAACAAGTAATGCAGTAATCGATCAGACCGCTCCAGGACCGGTTTTCCTTGATTGGAGTATGTCGGGTGCTGACAGTATATTTGAATTTTATATGCCATGGGGAATCAATGGTATCCGTGCAGAACTTTTACAGAACGATGAAGTTATTGCAACAACATCGTTGCTTGCGCGGACGCCTTTTGTGCAGCGAGCGGAGTTTAACCTGAAAAAACCCGGTGATGGAGTGTACGCATATCGAGTTAATCTCTGTTCGGGTGAAGCGACGAGTACAGGTTGCACTACAAGTCACATGGTATCAGTCAGTGTGCGTAAGGGGGAAGCTATCCTCGAGTCAGCATTACCCGAGGATGAGCAGTCGATAGAGCGGTTGCAAGAACTCAAAGATGTAGAGCTCGATCGTACTGCTGCGCGCATGGAGGCTGAGATGGTGCGCATGCGAGGTCTTGTGCCGAGCGGTAATCAGCAACAGCTTAGCCTAGAGATGCATGCAGAGCGAAATATTGAGCGAATAAGACGTCTGATTACATCGGATGTTCGGCGTGTGCTCTTTGCACCGGCCAATACGATTTCACGCTCAGCGTTTTTTGAGGCAGCACAGAAATTTCCCGCATTTTGCAATGAGTCAAATGGTCGAGAATCACTTGATACTGCTTGTGCTCGTGAACTTTCTGCAATCATTGCCTTTATTACGTATTACACAGGTTCGGATACTTCCAGTAGTAGGTCAGGCATGCAATATCCAAGAGGGGCAGTTTCATTTCTTGGGAACGATGCATCAAGATTCATGCAAATAATTCCTGGCAAGGAGGAAACCCTAGAAGGGCGTATCAAAGAGCATCCCGACGATGCATTGCTCGCGCTTTTTTGGTGGTATATGACACCGCAGAGTCCTGAACCCGATCCGCATAGCGCGCTTCTTGGTATATGGCAACCGAATGCTATTGATAAGACGAGGAACATTGCTCCTGGTTTTGGAGCAGCGATAAATATTGCTACGCACGGCAGGAGCTGTCACGGTGGAGATGTATTACCACAAGGGTATGTATTGCGCACATTATATAAGGGATTCCTTAGCGTATTTAATGTTCGTGACGAGTACACTGATCTCTGTGAAGAACAGTCGGCGTTTGGGATTGGGGGGTCTGCATTTCTACCACAATACTGGGAACCGGGGCGAGATGGCGGATACTGTACGCTCGACTTTAGAGAAAATAAATATTTTTTGCAGAATCCTATGAGTTTTAGTCTCTGCAGCTCTACCTCGCGCGGGGTCGCCACAACAACACATCCAATGTTGCAAGAAAGTTTTGCTGCTGCGGCACATTTATTGAATGTCATGATGGATCGAATCGGCCCGGGAGAAGGTTTGCATGCAAAAAGTAGTATGCCAGACATGCGCACGCAACTTAGTGCAACAATCGTGGGGACATATCCCTACTGGAGGGCATACGATGGAGATACTCAACCCGAGCAGCTCCCACTTACAAAGCTCAATACGCTATTTTTTGAAATCGCATCTCCTGGGCAAGAAGGTGAGCTCTTGCTGCATGATGAGAGACTTATGAACAATGAAGTCTTTGCAGGAGACTGCTATCGCGAGGACTGTGCGCGAGGACTACTCCATCAATTCGCACTTATACATGAGCGTTATCCGAAATTGAATATCATAATGAGTATTGGTGGATGGGATGGATCTGCTCATTTCGCGAAATTAAGTGACACAAAGAAGCGCAATAGATTTGTCACCGAAGTGCATACTTTGCTTGCACAGCACCCTGAGATCAGGGGCGTAGATATCAACTGGATGTACCCAAGTAATCTACCCGGTAATGATTTGATAAATCCTGGAGGAGACAGGGAGACGATGAGACAAATCATGATTGCGCTTCGTGATATGGAAAATAGATTATATGAAGATGATGGGGTGGTGCGAAAACTCTATCTCGGGGTTGGTGCAGGTGCGGATAATATTAATGCAGCTGGTCTCGGCGAGGTTGCCTCGCTTGTTGATGGTGTGCATCTTGCTACTTATGATCTCCACGGACCATGGGAAAAGGAAACGGGCCATGGGGCGCAGCTCTTCGCGACGAATATTGGTACCGATGTACTTAGTGTTGCATCTGTGGTGACACTCGCACGCAAGGCAGGGGTGCCTGCAAAGAAGATATTGATTGGAATTCCCTATTACGGAAGGATGTGGAGCGGAGTAGAACCTGGCTCGAATCCACTACTCCCCGGATTTGGAACTCCAACGAATGCGACAAGTAGCGCAACGCTTATCGATTACCGAACAATTGCAACGCATGTTCTTGGGAAAGGGCAATATCAATTTTATGAGGATGCGCTGCGTGGAGCAGTGTATCTTTACGACGGAGATCGATTTATTTCGTATGACGCGCCTGAGATGATTGAAAAGAAAATGCAATATGCATGGCAAGATGGTTTTGGGGGAGTACTTCTTGCGGATATTATGGGAGATGATGGGACACTTCAGGATAAAGTGCTTAGCGTGGTTGCAGCTCAATCTGAAAAGAAGACATGTAGGCTTTCAAGAAAGCCAGATCGAAACCTTGCCGCAAATAGTCGAGGTGCTGATGTCTTTGCGCTGCAGACATTCCTCGCATGTCTTGGGAATATTCCTGAACACATCGATATCAATGGAAATTACGGAGCCGCAACAGAAGCAGGGGTTAAGTTATTCCAGAAAGCCGAAGGATTGGAAGTCACTGGTGTTGTCGGCAAGGAAACAAGGGAGCGCCTTAGCAAATTCTGA
- the rpsL gene encoding 30S ribosomal protein S12 — MPTLNQLKRKARKAPVRKSKTVALGRGFNAIQNRPNVYASPFKRGVCTKVSTKTPRKPNSAIRKIARVRLTNGMEITAYIPGMGHKLQEHSVVVVRGGRVKDLGLRYTIVRGRLDAAGVEKRKQGRSLYGAKRPKAAK, encoded by the coding sequence ATGCCAACACTCAACCAATTGAAGCGTAAGGCCCGCAAGGCGCCTGTGCGCAAGTCAAAGACAGTGGCACTCGGTCGTGGATTCAATGCAATCCAGAACCGTCCAAATGTCTACGCATCACCTTTCAAGCGTGGTGTATGTACAAAGGTTTCTACAAAGACCCCACGTAAGCCTAACTCTGCTATCCGAAAGATCGCACGTGTTCGCCTTACCAACGGTATGGAAATCACTGCCTATATCCCAGGTATGGGACATAAGCTCCAGGAGCACTCAGTCGTCGTCGTTCGCGGTGGTCGCGTGAAGGACCTCGGTCTTCGCTATACGATCGTTCGCGGTCGTCTCGATGCAGCAGGTGTCGAGAAGCGTAAGCAGGGTCGCTCACTTTACGGTGCTAAGCGCCCTAAGGCAGCTAAGTAA
- the rpsG gene encoding 30S ribosomal protein S7, with the protein MRRPVKNRNIRQADFKYNSLDISQLVNYVMWDGKKTIAEAVVYDCMDEIAKKTKVENPSEVLKAAIQNAGPLIEIRSRRVGGANYQVPREVRDERRRFLALRWIIGAARAKKGVKMATKLADEIIAASKNEGEAIKKRDNVHKMAEANKAFAHFAW; encoded by the coding sequence ATGCGTCGACCAGTAAAGAATCGTAATATCCGCCAGGCGGACTTCAAGTACAACTCACTTGATATCTCACAGCTCGTAAACTACGTCATGTGGGATGGTAAGAAGACAATCGCAGAGGCAGTCGTTTATGACTGTATGGATGAGATTGCAAAGAAGACAAAGGTGGAGAATCCATCTGAAGTCCTCAAGGCAGCTATCCAGAACGCAGGTCCTTTGATCGAAATCCGTTCACGTCGTGTCGGTGGTGCAAACTACCAGGTTCCACGTGAGGTTCGTGACGAGCGTCGCCGTTTCCTCGCTCTCCGTTGGATCATCGGTGCAGCTCGTGCAAAGAAGGGTGTCAAAATGGCAACCAAGCTTGCAGATGAGATCATCGCAGCATCAAAGAATGAAGGTGAGGCTATTAAGAAGCGCGACAACGTGCACAAGATGGCCGAAGCAAATAAGGCGTTCGCGCACTTTGCTTGGTAA